The Anabaena sphaerica FACHB-251 nucleotide sequence TTAATGTAGAAGCCTGGAATAACACAGAAACCGACAATCAATTTACTCAGGAATTAGAGAATTGGAATAACAGGATATTACAAGTATCACAATTATTAAGTGCATAAATTATGACTCAACCACCATTACCACAACCAAAATTAGAACCCAGTGGAATTACATTTGACCAATATGCAGAGTTTACGCCCCAAAAACTAGAATTGAGTAACGGATACATGGGTTACGGTGGACAAGACCAGCTTGGGTTTCATTTAGCAGTGCTTACCAATATGGGGTTATTAAAAGCAGTCAAGCACACCAATTTAGCATTGTGGATAGAAGCCCTGGACTTTGTAGTGAGAGAAAAACTAGCAAAAGTTGATGCAGAACCAGAAGTAACAGAAGCAATGTTAACTAGATTCAATCAGGCAATGTTAGACCTAGAAGCTGTGATAGATTATTTGGGTGAATAGTCTAGTTTTTAGATTTTACTCTAAGAAAATTTCGACAGTAGTAGAATGAAGCAACTCAATTTATTTGGAAACACAGAATATAAAACATTAAGAACCACAAAACCAGTGATGGATGCTGAATTTTTACAACAGTGGAAATCACGGGTGTTTAATTATCAACAAAATCTTAGAAACAGTGAACCACCACAGCAGACATCGTTATTTGAATTAAAACCATCATATTGTAATCCTGACACCATTGACCCATTCAAACTACAATTACAATCAATGGCGTTTTATCGGATGCCAGATAATTATGGTCAAGCTGCCCTCTATTTCATAATTGATTCTGCTGCTGAATTATTGTTGTATGTTGGGGAAACC carries:
- a CDS encoding GIY-YIG nuclease family protein, producing MKQLNLFGNTEYKTLRTTKPVMDAEFLQQWKSRVFNYQQNLRNSEPPQQTSLFELKPSYCNPDTIDPFKLQLQSMAFYRMPDNYGQAALYFIIDSAAELLLYVGETKHSNKRWKGVHDCKEYIGSYQELHYKYNMTTAVNIGFWWDAPVERKPRQELEQALIQRWRSPFNKEMWKLWGQPFGNS